In one Prosthecochloris aestuarii DSM 271 genomic region, the following are encoded:
- a CDS encoding ABC transporter ATP-binding protein, whose amino-acid sequence MISIVSVHKSFDEVPILDELSFDVSLNSICAIVGPSACGKSTILNLICGLDQLDFGKISMPASNTIGYMMQEPMLLPWRTLEENATLGAEVKEIVASSEVDVGVYFNNVGLALDRLKYPITASGGMKQRVALVRTLLLKTNILLLDEPFSSLDFDIKLKVQKFLLKQQAELGSTIIWVTHDIEDAIAISDRVVVLSDKPAKVKSIIDIDLHENKRSPVEARKSLKFRDYFSAICEQLKYLDNGDND is encoded by the coding sequence TTTCGATGAAGTCCCGATATTAGATGAATTAAGCTTTGATGTTAGTTTAAATTCTATATGTGCAATAGTTGGGCCAAGTGCTTGCGGGAAATCGACTATTTTAAACCTGATATGTGGCTTAGATCAACTGGATTTCGGAAAAATATCTATGCCTGCGAGCAACACAATTGGCTATATGATGCAAGAACCTATGTTATTGCCATGGAGAACTCTAGAGGAAAACGCAACACTTGGAGCTGAGGTCAAAGAAATAGTTGCTAGCAGTGAGGTTGATGTCGGCGTATATTTCAATAATGTCGGACTTGCACTGGATCGCCTGAAATATCCGATCACGGCGTCTGGTGGCATGAAGCAAAGAGTTGCGCTTGTACGCACATTGCTGTTAAAGACGAACATACTACTTCTTGATGAACCTTTCTCTAGCCTTGATTTCGACATCAAATTAAAAGTACAGAAATTTTTGTTGAAACAACAGGCTGAACTAGGTAGTACAATTATTTGGGTCACTCACGATATTGAAGATGCGATTGCGATTTCCGACCGGGTCGTTGTCTTGTCTGATAAACCTGCCAAGGTTAAATCTATAATTGATATTGATTTACACGAAAACAAACGCAGCCCGGTAGAGGCGCGAAAGTCACTAAAGTTTCGAGATTATTTCTCGGCAATATGCGAACAATTGAAGTATCTGGATAATGGTGATAACGACTGA
- a CDS encoding ABC transporter permease, with translation MVITTETRLVSYLRPVPLVVFVLFWEFLVRGNEQLIFFFGQPSRIAVYCFTKILDGSLPTDFSITFIEATLGFVIGNVFGTVCGLALWYSNTAFRIARPYIIALGSAPIFAFAPLLIIWFGTGIFSKVMIASLSTVFIALLQSYTGAADVSDDHLRLMKTFGATKNQMFRKVVAPSSIVWVMSAYRMNVGFAILGAFIGEYISSSYGLGHLILVASGLFDISLVLCGILMLVLIALILTWAVGKIEMPLKQFVVKRL, from the coding sequence ATGGTGATAACGACTGAAACAAGGCTGGTAAGTTATCTTCGCCCCGTACCCTTGGTGGTATTTGTTTTGTTCTGGGAGTTCTTGGTCAGAGGAAATGAGCAATTAATTTTTTTCTTCGGTCAGCCGAGTAGAATAGCCGTATATTGTTTTACAAAAATTCTTGACGGCAGCTTACCGACCGATTTTTCAATAACGTTTATTGAGGCTACACTAGGATTCGTTATCGGCAACGTATTTGGCACTGTATGTGGCCTTGCATTATGGTATTCTAACACTGCTTTTCGGATTGCACGTCCATACATCATTGCATTAGGCTCTGCCCCTATTTTCGCTTTTGCACCATTGCTGATTATTTGGTTTGGAACAGGAATATTTTCCAAAGTCATGATCGCATCGCTTTCGACTGTTTTCATCGCTTTACTTCAGTCTTATACCGGTGCGGCAGATGTCAGCGATGACCATCTTAGATTGATGAAGACTTTTGGCGCAACAAAAAATCAGATGTTCCGCAAGGTCGTCGCTCCATCATCCATCGTATGGGTGATGTCAGCGTACAGGATGAATGTCGGTTTCGCAATTCTGGGAGCATTCATTGGTGAATACATTTCTTCCAGTTATGGCTTAGGTCATCTTATTCTTGTTGCTAGCGGGTTGTTTGATATTTCCTTGGTCTTGTGTGGAATCTTGATGCTCGTGCTTATTGCACTTATTCTCACGTGGGCAGTTGGAAAAATTGAGATGCCACTCAAACAATTTGTGGTTAAGCGCCTATGA
- a CDS encoding class I SAM-dependent methyltransferase: MTTSSIKDAYCSFLNTRHGAEVYRQFKRILYGSTDSLIQVLDTQIFEHLISIRRSPVRICDIGGGDGERVMCIAAFLHEKFQSQIKIDFIEQSALYVEEFKRRHKSDYCVTKAHCARFEHVDFNSHRFDLVLLIHSIFAFENVNSVDKIISLRETHGNIVVASNDTNSFLGGLKLLVDEGFDDRRYEISDLKQALQNRGIQFREFTFQTEWAIENENYDRDILLILDWITLGRYSVFTQSKKNDILRYIESQSIRNGGRFFFKENEVVLVIPDI; encoded by the coding sequence ATGACAACTTCTTCAATTAAAGATGCCTACTGTAGCTTCCTTAATACACGTCATGGAGCGGAGGTTTACAGGCAATTCAAAAGAATACTTTACGGTTCAACCGACTCTCTTATCCAAGTACTTGATACACAAATATTTGAGCATTTGATTTCGATACGTCGCAGCCCTGTGCGCATTTGTGATATAGGCGGTGGCGATGGTGAACGTGTCATGTGCATAGCAGCTTTTTTGCATGAAAAGTTTCAAAGCCAAATCAAGATTGATTTTATCGAACAGTCGGCACTTTATGTGGAGGAATTCAAGCGTCGTCATAAGAGCGATTATTGTGTGACGAAGGCTCATTGCGCTCGATTTGAGCATGTCGATTTTAATTCGCATAGATTTGATTTGGTTTTGTTAATTCATAGTATATTTGCATTTGAAAATGTCAATTCCGTTGACAAGATTATTTCTTTGCGTGAGACACATGGAAATATCGTTGTCGCATCCAACGATACTAATAGTTTTTTGGGGGGACTTAAGCTTCTTGTTGATGAAGGGTTCGATGATCGTCGATATGAAATTAGCGATCTAAAACAGGCGCTACAAAACAGAGGTATTCAGTTCCGTGAGTTTACATTCCAGACAGAGTGGGCAATTGAAAATGAAAATTATGATCGTGACATCTTGCTTATTTTGGATTGGATAACACTTGGACGGTATTCAGTATTTACTCAATCCAAAAAAAATGATATTCTAAGATATATTGAATCTCAATCAATAAGAAATGGTGGTCGATTTTTCTTCAAGGAAAATGAAGTTGTTTTAGTTATACCTGATATATAA
- a CDS encoding helix-turn-helix domain-containing protein, which produces MDYPQTCAVSPDDRLMAAIRIIVRQELATVLTSGEPKDRLLTVAEAATFLRLAVPTIYGLVQRNQIPYIKKTKRLYFSERKLNEWLEKGENDGPAEIERAVDTYLTLRKSSRKKHQ; this is translated from the coding sequence ATGGACTATCCACAGACATGCGCGGTATCACCTGATGACCGCCTGATGGCGGCGATCCGGATCATAGTCCGGCAAGAGCTTGCTACGGTCCTGACATCCGGCGAACCGAAAGACCGACTCCTTACCGTTGCCGAAGCCGCGACCTTCCTGCGGCTTGCCGTGCCCACCATTTACGGCCTTGTCCAGCGCAACCAGATTCCCTACATCAAAAAGACCAAGCGCCTCTACTTCTCCGAACGCAAGCTCAATGAGTGGCTTGAAAAAGGGGAGAATGACGGCCCCGCAGAGATCGAACGGGCGGTCGATACCTACCTCACCCTTCGCAAATCCAGCCGAAAGAAACACCAGTGA
- the parA gene encoding ParA family partition ATPase, with product MKTIAVISQKGGAGKTTIALNLAVAAVRSGHQCAVIDIDPQASAKCWHDLRQDDAPVVVSAQAARLPEIIQTAEQNGAALVIIDTAPHSESAALAAARLTDLVLVPCRPSLLDLKAITTTIDLAALARTQALAVLNTVPVRGGLKGDAEQVLKSYGVETAPVTLGHRIAFVHSLTAGQGVLEYEPSGKAAEEISALFRSICTHCRWNELIEKRGRQ from the coding sequence ATGAAAACCATCGCGGTCATCTCCCAGAAAGGCGGAGCCGGAAAAACCACCATCGCCCTGAACCTCGCCGTTGCAGCGGTGCGCTCCGGCCACCAGTGCGCGGTGATCGACATCGATCCCCAGGCAAGCGCCAAGTGCTGGCATGATCTCCGTCAGGACGACGCTCCGGTCGTGGTCTCCGCGCAGGCCGCACGCCTTCCGGAAATCATCCAGACAGCCGAGCAGAACGGAGCGGCGCTTGTCATCATCGATACCGCTCCGCACTCCGAATCGGCAGCGCTCGCCGCCGCTCGTCTGACCGATCTGGTGCTGGTTCCCTGCCGTCCATCGTTGCTCGACCTGAAAGCGATCACGACGACCATCGACCTCGCAGCACTCGCCAGAACGCAAGCGCTTGCCGTGCTCAACACGGTGCCGGTTCGAGGCGGACTCAAGGGCGATGCCGAGCAGGTGCTGAAGAGCTACGGAGTCGAAACGGCTCCGGTCACGCTCGGCCACCGGATCGCTTTCGTCCACTCCCTGACCGCTGGCCAGGGCGTTCTCGAATACGAACCATCTGGCAAAGCCGCCGAAGAGATTTCCGCACTTTTCCGGTCGATCTGCACCCATTGCAGGTGGAACGAACTCATCGAAAAGCGGGGGAGACAATGA
- a CDS encoding ribbon-helix-helix domain-containing protein: protein MKKSSLADALLKEAKPDASENGRQSNPSPGSSTVAPSRIGKKAVTVWFEPDAVRQLKMIGVEKGMTMQEMMREALNDFFAKNRKAQIA from the coding sequence ATGAAGAAAAGCAGCCTTGCCGATGCGCTTCTGAAGGAAGCAAAACCCGATGCCTCTGAGAACGGACGCCAGTCGAATCCATCGCCGGGAAGCTCGACTGTCGCCCCATCGAGGATCGGGAAAAAGGCGGTGACGGTCTGGTTTGAACCCGATGCCGTCAGGCAACTCAAGATGATCGGAGTCGAGAAAGGGATGACCATGCAGGAGATGATGCGGGAGGCCCTGAACGACTTCTTCGCCAAAAACCGTAAAGCCCAGATCGCATGA
- a CDS encoding S26 family signal peptidase, with protein sequence MPKLSAFRGLFFALFVTCLFAIGATFFARPLIIYNATDSLPHGLYLVVQKPDYERGDLVAFPVSESVKALVRQRRWLPDGAYLIKSIAGTNGDLLSTKTVRCFVNGRDFGAVETVDRTGQPLPVFSINRRLQNGEVAVLNPSSRSFDSRYFGPIKERQSSHPGEPPPGVLTDTDVNLSAHPAPPIQPTHTAMANGQTFECSVGLCSPTHALPGVGDLSTF encoded by the coding sequence ATGCCAAAGCTAAGCGCCTTTCGCGGTCTGTTTTTCGCCCTGTTCGTGACCTGCCTTTTCGCGATTGGAGCGACCTTTTTCGCGCGGCCTCTCATCATCTACAACGCCACGGACAGCCTTCCACACGGCCTCTATCTGGTCGTCCAAAAACCGGATTATGAACGTGGTGATCTGGTTGCGTTTCCGGTTTCCGAATCGGTCAAGGCTCTGGTCAGACAACGCCGATGGCTTCCGGATGGCGCGTATCTCATCAAGTCGATTGCCGGTACAAACGGTGATCTTCTGAGCACGAAAACCGTTCGATGTTTCGTCAATGGAAGAGACTTCGGGGCGGTTGAAACCGTTGATCGAACCGGCCAGCCGCTGCCCGTTTTTTCGATCAACCGACGGCTTCAAAATGGAGAAGTCGCCGTCCTCAATCCATCTTCCCGCAGCTTTGATTCGAGGTACTTCGGGCCGATTAAAGAGCGGCAGTCGAGTCACCCCGGGGAACCACCCCCCGGGGTGCTCACAGATACGGACGTGAACCTCTCAGCTCATCCGGCTCCTCCTATCCAGCCTACCCATACAGCAATGGCCAATGGGCAAACATTCGAGTGTTCCGTCGGGCTATGCTCTCCAACACATGCGTTGCCCGGCGTCGGTGACCTTTCAACCTTTTGA
- the ltrA gene encoding group II intron reverse transcriptase/maturase, whose amino-acid sequence MTQVKPFPITKRQVWEAYKRVKANQGGAGVDGQSIAEFDEAMENNLYKLWNRLASGSYMPPPVKRVEIPKADGGLRPLGVPTVADRIAQTVVKQVLEPEMERHFHPDSYGYRPGKSAHQAVGEARKRCWRNDWVVDLDIRGFFDAIDHELLMRALHSHTQERWVLLYIERWLKAPVQLPDGTLQKRGAGTPQGGVISPLLANLMLHYTFDAWMQRMFPHVSFERYADDGVCHCRTREQAEELMAALKQRFVDCKLELHPEKTRIIYCKDDDRCGNYPVTSFDFLGFTFRARRSRNRWGKYFINFSPAISNKAGKRIRQEVRSWKLHLRSDKALEDLARMFNAHIRGWVNYYSVFYKSALYPTLRHIDRKLTLWATRKFKRLKGHRRRATHVLESIARRNTRMFAHWPLLYG is encoded by the coding sequence ATGACACAGGTAAAGCCGTTTCCCATCACCAAAAGACAGGTATGGGAAGCATACAAACGAGTGAAAGCCAATCAGGGTGGGGCAGGAGTAGACGGGCAGTCGATAGCCGAGTTTGACGAGGCGATGGAAAATAACCTCTACAAGCTATGGAATCGATTGGCATCGGGAAGTTACATGCCCCCTCCGGTCAAACGGGTAGAAATACCTAAAGCCGATGGAGGTCTACGTCCTCTTGGCGTGCCGACGGTGGCTGACCGGATAGCCCAGACAGTGGTAAAACAGGTATTGGAGCCAGAAATGGAGCGGCATTTCCACCCCGATTCCTATGGGTATCGGCCGGGAAAATCAGCTCATCAAGCGGTAGGCGAAGCCCGCAAGCGTTGCTGGCGCAATGACTGGGTAGTTGATCTTGATATTCGCGGCTTTTTTGATGCAATCGATCATGAGCTGTTGATGCGAGCCCTGCACAGTCATACGCAAGAGCGCTGGGTGCTGCTGTATATCGAAAGGTGGCTGAAAGCACCGGTGCAGTTACCTGATGGTACCCTCCAGAAGAGGGGAGCAGGAACCCCGCAAGGGGGAGTTATAAGCCCGCTCTTGGCTAACCTGATGCTGCATTACACATTCGATGCATGGATGCAAAGGATGTTTCCGCATGTTTCGTTTGAAAGATATGCGGATGATGGAGTATGCCACTGTCGAACCAGAGAACAGGCCGAAGAACTGATGGCAGCGTTGAAACAGCGCTTTGTGGACTGCAAGCTGGAACTTCACCCGGAAAAGACCCGCATCATTTATTGTAAAGATGATGATCGGTGTGGCAACTATCCGGTAACGTCGTTCGATTTCCTGGGGTTCACCTTCCGGGCTCGGCGATCAAGGAACCGGTGGGGAAAGTATTTCATCAACTTCAGTCCGGCAATCAGCAACAAGGCAGGAAAACGCATCCGTCAGGAAGTCAGGAGCTGGAAACTGCATCTTCGTAGTGATAAGGCACTTGAAGACCTGGCAAGAATGTTCAACGCGCATATCCGGGGATGGGTCAACTACTACAGCGTATTCTACAAGTCTGCGTTGTATCCAACCCTGCGGCATATTGACCGCAAACTCACCCTCTGGGCAACGCGGAAGTTCAAAAGGTTGAAAGGTCACCGACGCCGGGCAACGCATGTGTTGGAGAGCATAGCCCGACGGAACACTCGAATGTTTGCCCATTGGCCATTGCTGTATGGGTAG
- a CDS encoding DUF3363 domain-containing protein, with translation MSQDDKLPLFRTKIGGRARKEQSRIPGSVLRKVTSPARGGYVKRGSRPAHVKPSSGFSRKVIVKVRVVKMNAYGKKAAQLHVRYLQRDHVGKDGEEGKFYSRNEALKNPEFDPGAHGEAHQFRFIISPADAHELELTEFTKELMEQVEKDLGRELHWKAVNHYNTDNPHVHVIVRGVDRQGKELRIDPDYISNGLRYRAQEIVTRELGPQSQREIDEALAREIGKERFTSLDARLAKLEENRQIDLGAYPETGGQRIAHGRLTSRLQVLERLGLAEHEGGREWRMKPDWQQSLKAMGERSQIYQEIHQEVGGDPARYRIFDSKAHGEGIEGRLAAKGLADELGDRYYCIVETPKGNSFYVQLDKGVNPEAFRKGEIVSIRSEHESWLKPTDRIIAEEAGKNGGKYDRHRHLKELEEQQVVSGKARIDKESLVDAIEKRLQRLRRFRLVEMLEDGTWRVDPSLIEKLQQKDRQHPVSRLSMKRESGLSLQEQEVYRGRTWLDRFTAQGQVDDAARYGFGKELNGSIQRRVELLREMSIDPMDPARAKALDQIEKRDLARCIASRTGASLKELPAGGIMSGVMTDAGILASGRRYAQVVDLKSREFALVPWKPEFERLAGKSVELLKAPQSGRYMMRQLERGLGR, from the coding sequence ATGAGCCAAGATGATAAACTGCCGCTGTTCAGAACTAAAATCGGGGGCAGGGCACGCAAGGAGCAGAGCCGGATTCCGGGATCAGTGTTGAGAAAAGTCACCAGCCCGGCAAGAGGTGGCTATGTCAAACGAGGTAGCCGTCCGGCGCACGTCAAACCCTCGTCCGGATTTTCGCGTAAAGTGATCGTCAAGGTGAGAGTCGTCAAAATGAACGCCTACGGGAAGAAAGCAGCGCAACTGCACGTACGCTATCTCCAGCGGGATCATGTCGGCAAGGATGGCGAAGAGGGCAAGTTTTACAGCCGGAACGAAGCGCTCAAGAATCCGGAGTTCGATCCGGGCGCTCATGGCGAAGCGCACCAGTTCCGGTTCATCATTTCTCCCGCCGATGCTCACGAGCTTGAACTGACCGAATTCACCAAAGAGCTGATGGAGCAGGTCGAGAAAGACCTGGGGCGCGAACTCCACTGGAAAGCGGTCAACCACTACAACACCGACAATCCTCATGTGCATGTGATCGTTCGTGGCGTTGACCGGCAGGGCAAAGAGCTGCGCATCGATCCGGACTACATCTCGAATGGCCTTCGCTACCGGGCGCAGGAGATCGTGACGAGAGAGCTTGGTCCCCAGTCGCAACGGGAAATCGATGAGGCGCTTGCCAGGGAGATTGGCAAGGAGCGATTCACCTCGCTTGACGCCCGGCTGGCGAAGCTCGAAGAGAACCGGCAGATCGATCTGGGTGCGTATCCGGAAACTGGTGGCCAGAGAATTGCTCACGGTCGTCTCACAAGCCGGTTGCAGGTGCTCGAACGGCTTGGGTTAGCCGAACATGAAGGCGGACGGGAATGGCGCATGAAACCCGATTGGCAGCAATCCCTGAAAGCGATGGGTGAGCGGTCACAAATCTATCAGGAAATCCATCAGGAGGTTGGCGGCGATCCGGCGCGATACCGGATTTTCGACAGCAAGGCGCATGGCGAGGGGATCGAAGGTCGGCTGGCCGCCAAAGGACTTGCGGACGAACTCGGCGACCGCTATTACTGCATTGTCGAGACGCCAAAGGGCAACTCGTTCTATGTCCAGCTCGACAAGGGAGTGAACCCGGAAGCGTTCAGGAAAGGCGAGATCGTTTCCATCCGTTCGGAACATGAAAGCTGGCTGAAACCGACCGACAGGATTATCGCGGAAGAGGCAGGTAAAAACGGCGGTAAATATGACCGTCACCGCCATCTGAAGGAACTCGAAGAACAGCAGGTTGTGAGCGGCAAAGCGCGGATCGACAAGGAGTCTCTCGTCGATGCCATCGAGAAGCGCCTTCAGCGTCTTCGCCGGTTCCGGCTGGTCGAGATGCTGGAGGACGGAACATGGCGTGTCGATCCGTCGTTGATCGAGAAGCTCCAGCAGAAAGACCGCCAGCATCCGGTGAGCCGACTTTCCATGAAGCGCGAGTCTGGTCTCTCCTTGCAGGAGCAGGAGGTGTACCGGGGGCGCACGTGGCTCGACCGGTTCACCGCGCAGGGGCAAGTGGACGATGCCGCCCGCTATGGGTTTGGCAAGGAACTCAACGGCTCAATCCAGCGACGGGTCGAGCTGTTGCGCGAGATGAGCATCGATCCGATGGACCCTGCCAGAGCCAAAGCGCTCGACCAGATCGAGAAGCGCGATCTCGCGCGTTGCATTGCATCCAGAACCGGCGCGTCGCTCAAAGAGCTGCCCGCCGGAGGGATAATGAGCGGCGTCATGACCGACGCCGGAATTCTGGCAAGCGGCAGACGCTATGCGCAGGTCGTCGATCTGAAGTCCCGCGAGTTCGCGCTGGTGCCTTGGAAACCTGAATTTGAGCGTCTTGCAGGCAAGAGCGTTGAATTGCTGAAGGCTCCGCAAAGCGGACGCTACATGATGCGCCAGCTTGAGCGCGGACTCGGGAGGTAG
- the traG gene encoding IncP-type conjugal transfer protein TraG, whose amino-acid sequence MAWGLGYQPQLGRPMFIVHGYPVYQPLGWMLWAYHYEPYAPQVFSMASTITYISFFVMFAIMVVLAVLRSKRRSETGSYGTARWANRKELEGVGLLGDREVILAQTNDAVFRSLVKNDPAGDITVQWLMQKHGRELLRHHGPEHVFCFAPTRSGKGVGLVIPTLLSWTGSCVVYDIKKENWAATAGWRRSFSHCLRFEPTSPGSVRFNPLLEIRRGLYEVRDAQNIADILVDPEGSLERRDHWDKTAHTIFVGAILHILYAEQDKSIAGLVRFLSDPERSIEETLQYMLNTNHLGDGPHPVVASCAREALNKSPNELSGVISTAMTFLGLFRDPIIAENTAVSDFHVEDLMNSERPVSLYIVVPPSDIDRTKPLIRLILNQMGRRLTEKMSFGHEKSTTHQSVPRHRMLLMLDEFPSLGRLSFFETELAYLAGYGIKCFMIAQSLNQIEKAYGQNNSILDNSHVRVTYGALDERTAKRISDLLGQATEKRRQLNFAGSRLSPWLGHVMESEQESPRPLLTPGEILQLPGDDALLIVGGIPPYRAKKVMYYQDDRFKNRAWLPAPDSEAEQSAELFSSRVWINAWEPPQSVQALQKPAQSLIDRGAGKCRQVEIEQSSPLVNGEDERSVAPEIQGDEHDVDEFGLLPDMDEPPLFPEEMLEQEERQSDQDEARLDEEKQGRVRMIELTRTPEGGGLPL is encoded by the coding sequence GTGGCATGGGGCCTCGGCTACCAGCCGCAGCTCGGGCGACCGATGTTCATCGTTCACGGCTATCCGGTCTATCAGCCGCTGGGCTGGATGCTCTGGGCTTACCATTACGAACCCTATGCTCCGCAGGTGTTCAGCATGGCAAGCACGATCACCTACATCAGCTTTTTCGTGATGTTCGCCATCATGGTCGTGCTTGCGGTACTGCGGTCGAAAAGACGGAGCGAAACCGGCTCCTACGGCACGGCGCGATGGGCGAACAGGAAAGAGCTTGAGGGCGTCGGCCTTCTGGGAGATCGGGAGGTGATTCTCGCCCAGACCAATGACGCGGTTTTTCGCTCACTGGTCAAGAACGATCCGGCGGGGGATATAACAGTGCAATGGCTGATGCAGAAGCACGGACGGGAACTGCTCCGCCATCACGGGCCGGAGCATGTTTTCTGCTTTGCCCCGACACGTTCGGGCAAGGGTGTCGGGCTGGTTATTCCAACGCTGTTGAGCTGGACGGGATCGTGTGTGGTTTACGACATCAAGAAAGAGAACTGGGCCGCGACGGCGGGATGGCGACGGAGCTTTTCGCACTGCCTCCGGTTCGAGCCGACCTCTCCCGGATCGGTGCGATTCAATCCGCTGCTTGAAATCCGTCGTGGGCTGTACGAAGTTCGCGACGCCCAGAACATCGCCGATATTCTCGTCGATCCTGAAGGCTCCCTCGAACGGCGCGACCACTGGGACAAGACCGCGCACACCATTTTTGTCGGCGCAATCCTGCACATCCTCTACGCCGAACAAGACAAGAGCATCGCGGGCCTTGTGCGCTTCCTTTCAGACCCGGAACGGAGCATCGAGGAGACGCTCCAATACATGCTCAACACCAATCATCTGGGGGATGGGCCGCATCCAGTGGTCGCGAGTTGCGCACGCGAAGCGCTCAACAAATCCCCGAACGAGCTTTCGGGGGTGATTTCAACCGCCATGACCTTTCTGGGATTGTTCCGCGACCCCATCATCGCGGAGAACACGGCCGTCTCGGATTTCCACGTCGAAGATCTGATGAACTCCGAACGCCCGGTCTCCCTCTACATCGTCGTTCCGCCCTCCGACATCGACCGGACAAAACCGCTGATCCGTCTGATCCTGAACCAGATGGGCCGCCGCCTGACCGAGAAGATGAGTTTCGGTCACGAAAAGAGCACGACTCACCAGTCGGTTCCGCGCCACCGGATGTTGCTCATGCTCGATGAATTTCCCAGTCTCGGTCGGCTCAGCTTTTTCGAGACCGAGCTGGCCTATCTGGCGGGCTACGGCATCAAGTGCTTCATGATCGCCCAGAGCCTCAACCAGATCGAAAAAGCCTATGGCCAGAACAACTCTATTCTGGACAACTCCCATGTCCGGGTGACCTACGGGGCGCTCGATGAACGGACGGCCAAGAGGATTTCCGATCTGCTTGGGCAGGCGACGGAAAAACGTCGGCAGCTCAACTTTGCCGGTAGCCGCCTCTCCCCGTGGCTTGGCCATGTGATGGAGAGCGAGCAGGAGAGTCCGCGACCGCTCCTGACGCCGGGTGAGATTCTCCAGCTCCCCGGCGACGATGCACTCCTGATCGTTGGCGGCATCCCGCCGTACCGAGCCAAGAAGGTTATGTACTATCAGGACGACCGGTTCAAAAATCGCGCATGGTTGCCTGCTCCCGACAGTGAAGCAGAACAGTCGGCAGAGCTGTTCAGCAGCAGAGTCTGGATCAATGCCTGGGAGCCGCCGCAATCTGTTCAGGCATTGCAAAAACCTGCTCAATCATTGATTGACCGGGGTGCAGGAAAGTGCAGGCAGGTTGAAATTGAACAGTCCAGTCCGCTGGTCAACGGAGAGGATGAGCGTTCAGTCGCCCCTGAAATTCAGGGTGATGAGCATGATGTCGATGAGTTCGGTCTGCTTCCGGATATGGATGAACCACCCCTGTTTCCTGAAGAGATGCTTGAGCAGGAAGAGCGCCAATCCGATCAGGATGAGGCGCGGCTCGATGAAGAAAAACAGGGTCGGGTTCGGATGATCGAACTGACCAGAACACCTGAAGGAGGAGGCTTGCCTTTATGA
- a CDS encoding HIT family protein, protein MKNCEFCTELSSFSLSRIGEIYKDENIKNRIVAESNNFIVMPTIAPIVPYSYLVLPKEHYETYAQIPSNYYNELLALIENVRNKLDRNVILFEHGAKSCTNSGCGVYHAHIHIVPIVSDFNHNCLVGQNSSGVKDFYELMEILKNNSNYIFYRDNKSDLFYNTSNIQNSDLFVSQYLRRWLQKTQHINKNWDWKSCNIVEKEVLNAIEYML, encoded by the coding sequence ATGAAAAATTGTGAATTTTGTACAGAATTATCTTCCTTTTCTTTATCTAGAATCGGTGAAATATATAAGGATGAAAATATTAAAAATAGAATTGTAGCTGAGTCTAACAATTTTATTGTAATGCCGACAATAGCGCCAATCGTTCCGTATTCATATCTTGTTCTTCCCAAAGAACATTATGAGACCTATGCACAAATCCCTTCAAATTATTATAATGAATTACTAGCTTTAATTGAAAATGTCAGAAATAAACTTGATCGCAATGTAATTTTATTTGAACATGGAGCAAAATCATGTACAAATTCTGGATGTGGTGTCTATCATGCCCATATTCATATTGTACCAATTGTATCCGATTTTAATCATAATTGTTTAGTTGGTCAAAATTCAAGTGGCGTAAAAGATTTTTATGAATTGATGGAAATATTAAAAAACAATTCAAACTATATTTTTTATCGGGACAACAAAAGTGACTTATTTTATAATACTTCAAATATACAAAATAGTGATTTATTTGTTTCTCAATACTTAAGAAGATGGTTGCAAAAAACCCAGCATATAAATAAAAACTGGGACTGGAAAAGTTGTAATATTGTAGAGAAAGAAGTGTTAAATGCTATTGAATATATGTTATAA